A genomic segment from Paramixta manurensis encodes:
- the bioF gene encoding 8-amino-7-oxononanoate synthase, translated as MSWQQRIGQALETRRERGLMRQRIVNDGGNARWITVNQQQYLNFSANDYLGLSHDARIIHAWQQGAERYGVGAGGSGHVTGYSHAHAALEAHLADWLGYERALLFISGFAANQAVIAALAGKDDRILADKLAHASLLEAANLSPATLRRFAHNQPASLQRLLAAPGAGETLVVTEGVFSMDGDRAPLQALQRITTEAKGWLMVDDAHGFGLVGEQGRGSCWQQGIKPALQIVTFGKAAGVSGAAVLCDETTAIFLLQFARHLIYSTAMPPAQACALLAALVCLQQADDRRQRLADNIVRFRQGASDLPFRLADSDSAIQPLIVGDERQALTLAQRLRDAGCWVSAIRPPTVPPGTARLRITLSATHQAQDIDRLLESLHDA; from the coding sequence ATGAGCTGGCAGCAACGTATTGGGCAGGCGCTGGAGACGCGCCGCGAACGCGGTTTGATGCGACAACGCATCGTCAATGACGGGGGGAATGCGCGTTGGATAACCGTGAATCAACAGCAATACCTCAATTTTTCCGCCAATGATTATCTGGGATTGAGCCATGACGCGCGCATTATTCATGCCTGGCAGCAAGGCGCTGAACGCTACGGCGTTGGCGCGGGCGGCTCCGGCCATGTAACCGGCTATAGCCATGCTCACGCGGCGCTGGAAGCGCATTTGGCGGATTGGCTGGGTTATGAGCGCGCGCTGCTGTTTATCTCTGGCTTTGCCGCTAATCAGGCGGTGATTGCCGCGCTGGCGGGAAAGGATGATCGTATCTTGGCCGATAAGTTGGCGCATGCGTCGTTGCTGGAGGCGGCAAATCTGAGCCCGGCGACCTTACGCCGCTTCGCCCATAACCAGCCCGCAAGTCTGCAACGCTTACTGGCGGCGCCGGGCGCGGGTGAGACATTGGTGGTCACCGAAGGCGTGTTTAGCATGGATGGCGACCGTGCGCCGTTGCAGGCATTGCAACGGATTACTACCGAGGCGAAGGGATGGCTGATGGTGGATGATGCGCATGGTTTTGGTCTGGTGGGTGAACAGGGGCGCGGGAGTTGCTGGCAGCAAGGAATTAAACCGGCACTCCAGATCGTCACCTTTGGTAAAGCCGCAGGCGTGAGCGGGGCGGCGGTGTTATGCGATGAGACGACGGCGATCTTTTTACTTCAGTTTGCCCGTCATCTGATTTACAGCACCGCGATGCCGCCCGCCCAAGCGTGCGCGCTGCTTGCGGCATTAGTCTGCCTGCAACAAGCCGACGATCGGCGTCAACGGCTGGCGGACAATATTGTCCGGTTCCGCCAGGGAGCAAGTGACTTACCGTTCCGCCTTGCCGATTCAGATAGCGCGATTCAACCGCTGATAGTTGGTGATGAACGTCAGGCACTGACGCTGGCGCAGCGGCTACGCGACGCGGGTTGCTGGGTGAGTGCGATTCGCCCACCCACCGTCCCGCCGGGAACCGCCCGGTTACGCATCACCCTAAGCGCGACTCATCAGGCACAGGATATTGATCGGCTACTGGAGAGTCTGCATGACGCATAA
- the bioC gene encoding malonyl-ACP O-methyltransferase BioC: protein MTHKVNKQAVAQAFGRAAQSYDHHASLQRQSGEMLMALHTPTRRLSLLDAGCGTGWFSRRWRQQGHQVTALDLSSAMLAQAQHAASADHYLLGDIEALPLPENSVDLCWSNLAVQWCDDLSAAVGEMCRVTRPGGTVLFSTLSAASLSEVEVAWRAVDGRSHVNQFLSLAQIKAALQPWGGDLQQTTVVQAFPDVLAAMRSLKGIGATHLHQGRDQGVLTRERVRCLASSWPQDARGFLLSYHLVFGVINSE, encoded by the coding sequence ATGACGCATAAGGTGAATAAACAGGCGGTCGCGCAGGCATTTGGTCGGGCAGCGCAAAGCTACGATCATCATGCATCATTGCAGAGGCAGAGCGGTGAGATGTTGATGGCATTACATACCCCAACCCGGCGTTTATCGCTGCTGGACGCGGGTTGCGGTACCGGTTGGTTCAGTCGACGCTGGCGCCAACAGGGGCACCAGGTGACTGCGCTCGATCTCTCCTCTGCGATGTTGGCGCAGGCGCAACATGCAGCGAGCGCCGATCATTATCTGTTGGGGGATATTGAAGCGTTACCGCTGCCTGAAAACAGTGTTGATCTGTGCTGGAGCAATCTGGCCGTACAGTGGTGCGATGATCTGAGCGCAGCCGTGGGGGAAATGTGTCGCGTAACGCGCCCTGGCGGTACGGTTCTGTTTTCAACGTTATCCGCCGCGTCATTATCGGAAGTGGAGGTAGCCTGGCGCGCGGTTGATGGGCGATCGCACGTGAATCAATTTCTGTCGTTGGCGCAAATAAAAGCCGCGCTCCAGCCGTGGGGAGGCGATTTACAGCAGACCACCGTGGTACAGGCTTTTCCTGACGTTCTGGCCGCGATGCGCTCATTAAAAGGCATCGGCGCAACTCACCTTCATCAAGGACGAGATCAGGGCGTTTTGACACGCGAACGCGTTCGTTGCCTGGCCAGTAGCTGGCCGCAGGACGCGCGTGGTTTTTTATTAAGTTACCATTTGGTTTTTGGAGTGATAAACAGTGAGTAA
- the bioD gene encoding dethiobiotin synthase — MSKRWFVTGTDTEVGKTVASSALLQAAVKAGHRAVGYKPVASGCEMTSEGLRNSDALTLQKYSGLPLSYAQVNPLAFAEPTSPHIVSAQEGRPITFERLSAGLAALSAQADWVLTEGAGGWYTPLSYTTTFADWVQLEQLPVILVVGVKLGCINHAHLTVEAIERAGLPLAGWIANTVQPPGRRHQDYLVTLKNVINAPLLGEIPFLRQPAAFEQLADYVQLPS; from the coding sequence GTGAGTAAACGTTGGTTCGTCACCGGCACCGATACCGAGGTGGGGAAAACCGTCGCCAGTAGCGCTTTATTACAGGCAGCGGTAAAAGCCGGTCATCGCGCGGTTGGCTACAAGCCAGTCGCTTCCGGCTGTGAAATGACGTCAGAAGGGTTACGCAATAGCGATGCGCTGACGCTACAAAAATACAGTGGTCTGCCGTTAAGCTATGCGCAAGTTAACCCGCTGGCGTTTGCCGAGCCGACTTCTCCGCATATCGTCAGCGCGCAAGAGGGGCGACCGATTACATTTGAGCGGCTTTCCGCCGGGTTAGCCGCGCTCAGCGCGCAGGCCGACTGGGTGCTTACCGAAGGGGCCGGAGGGTGGTATACGCCGCTTTCTTATACCACCACCTTCGCGGATTGGGTACAACTGGAACAGTTACCGGTGATTTTGGTGGTGGGAGTGAAGTTGGGTTGTATAAACCATGCGCATCTGACCGTGGAAGCGATCGAGCGAGCCGGATTGCCGCTGGCAGGATGGATTGCGAACACGGTACAGCCGCCGGGGCGGCGGCATCAAGATTATTTGGTCACGTTGAAAAACGTGATTAACGCTCCGTTGCTGGGAGAGATTCCCTTTCTACGCCAGCCAGCAGCGTTTGAACAATTGGCTGATTATGTACAACTGCCGTCTTAA
- a CDS encoding ABC transporter ATP-binding protein, with the protein MLSLRSVNQFYGKNHILWDVDLDLAPGTCTGVLGRPGMGKTTLVNCIMGHLPVNSGSMTWQESGSPPKDLRQQSVGQRARLGIGYVPQGRQIFSQMSVEDNLLIALLAGQDDRHCAIPPMVYELFPALWSLRHQRSGELPIDQQQQLALARALVLQPKLLILDEPTDGMAPWLEEEMGNLLHRLNNDFGLTILLLEQRISFIRRVADYFLLLHCGRNVAQGRVAQLDDSMVAKWLTVV; encoded by the coding sequence ATGCTTAGTTTACGTTCGGTGAATCAGTTTTATGGCAAAAATCATATTCTATGGGATGTCGATCTCGACTTAGCACCCGGTACCTGTACCGGCGTACTAGGGCGCCCCGGTATGGGAAAAACCACTTTAGTCAATTGCATTATGGGGCATTTACCGGTTAACAGCGGCAGCATGACGTGGCAAGAGTCGGGATCGCCGCCGAAAGACCTGCGGCAACAATCGGTAGGACAGCGCGCCCGGCTGGGTATTGGTTATGTTCCGCAGGGACGACAGATCTTCTCGCAAATGAGCGTGGAAGATAATCTCCTGATTGCTTTACTGGCGGGTCAGGATGATCGCCATTGCGCTATTCCGCCGATGGTGTATGAGCTATTTCCGGCCCTGTGGTCGCTGCGTCATCAACGTAGCGGCGAGCTACCGATCGATCAGCAGCAACAATTGGCATTAGCTCGCGCGCTGGTGCTGCAACCTAAGTTACTGATCCTGGATGAACCGACAGACGGTATGGCGCCATGGCTGGAGGAGGAGATGGGAAACTTGCTTCATCGTCTCAATAATGACTTTGGGTTAACCATTTTACTGTTAGAACAGCGTATTTCGTTTATTCGCCGCGTCGCTGACTATTTTCTGTTGCTGCATTGTGGGCGCAATGTCGCCCAAGGGCGCGTCGCACAACTGGATGACAGTATGGTCGCCAAATGGCTAACGGTTGTGTAA
- the uvrB gene encoding excinuclease ABC subunit UvrB — protein sequence MSKLFKLNSAFKPAGDQPEAIRRLEEGLEDGLAHQTLLGVTGSGKTFTVANVIADLNRPTMVLAPNKTLAAQLYGEMKEFFPDNAVEYFVSYYDYYQPEAYVPSSDTFIEKDASVNEHIEQMRLSATKALLERRDVIVVASVSAIYGLGDPDLYLKMMLHLTRGMVIDQRSILRRLAELQYSRNDQAFQRGTFRVRGEVIDIFPAESDEIALRVELFDDEVERLSIFDPLTGQVEQTVARYTIYPKTHYVTPRERILQAMEEIKLELVDRRKVLLDNNKLLEEQRLTQRTQFDLEMMNELGYCSGIENYSRFLSGRGPGEPPPTLFDYLPADGLLVVDESHVTIPQIGGMYRGDRARKETLVEYGFRLPSALDNRPMKFEEFEALAPQTIYVSATPGNYELEKSGGEVIDQVVRPTGLLDPLIEVRPVSTQVDDLLSEIRLRAAVNERVLVTTLTKRMAEDLTEYLEEHGEKVRYLHSDIDTVERMEIIRDLRLGEFDVLVGINLLREGLDMPEVSLVAILDADKEGFLRSERSLIQTIGRAARNINGKAILYGDKITPSMARAISETERRREKQTQYNAEHGIVPQGLNKKVTDILELGRVSKGKTRGKTPTRAAEAEASYLALTPQALQKKIHELEGQMQKHAQNLEFEEAAQVRDQLHQLRELFIAAS from the coding sequence ATGAGCAAACTTTTTAAACTTAACTCCGCATTTAAACCAGCAGGCGATCAGCCTGAGGCGATTCGTCGCCTGGAGGAGGGGTTAGAGGATGGGCTGGCACATCAAACGTTATTGGGCGTAACCGGGTCGGGTAAAACCTTTACTGTCGCGAACGTGATCGCCGATCTTAATCGGCCGACGATGGTTTTGGCGCCGAATAAAACCCTCGCCGCGCAACTCTATGGCGAGATGAAAGAGTTCTTTCCGGATAACGCCGTGGAGTACTTCGTCTCCTATTACGACTATTATCAGCCGGAAGCCTACGTTCCGAGCTCAGATACCTTTATTGAGAAGGATGCGTCGGTTAACGAACATATTGAACAAATGCGGCTGTCGGCCACCAAAGCGTTGCTGGAGCGTCGTGATGTTATCGTAGTGGCGTCCGTTTCAGCGATCTACGGTTTGGGCGATCCGGATTTGTACCTCAAAATGATGCTGCATCTTACACGCGGTATGGTTATCGATCAGCGTAGCATTTTGCGGCGTTTGGCGGAGTTACAGTACAGCCGTAACGATCAGGCTTTTCAGCGCGGTACCTTCCGGGTGCGCGGCGAAGTGATTGATATTTTCCCCGCCGAGTCGGATGAGATTGCGCTGCGCGTCGAGTTGTTTGATGACGAGGTAGAACGGCTATCCATTTTCGATCCGTTGACCGGCCAGGTTGAGCAAACCGTGGCGCGTTATACCATCTATCCAAAGACTCACTACGTGACGCCGCGCGAGCGTATTTTGCAGGCGATGGAAGAGATTAAACTAGAGTTAGTCGATCGCCGTAAAGTGCTGTTGGATAATAACAAGCTGCTGGAAGAGCAGCGTTTAACGCAGCGTACCCAGTTCGATTTAGAGATGATGAATGAGTTGGGCTACTGCTCCGGCATCGAAAACTATTCGCGTTTCCTCTCCGGGCGCGGCCCCGGCGAGCCGCCGCCGACGTTGTTTGACTATTTGCCTGCCGACGGTTTGCTGGTGGTGGATGAATCGCACGTTACCATTCCGCAAATTGGCGGCATGTATCGCGGTGACCGTGCGCGTAAAGAGACATTGGTAGAGTATGGTTTCCGCCTACCATCGGCGCTGGATAACCGTCCGATGAAGTTTGAGGAGTTTGAAGCGCTGGCGCCGCAAACCATCTATGTATCAGCAACGCCCGGTAATTATGAACTGGAGAAATCGGGCGGTGAAGTGATCGATCAGGTTGTGCGGCCTACCGGCTTGCTCGATCCGTTGATCGAAGTCCGACCGGTAAGCACGCAGGTTGATGATTTACTCTCTGAAATCCGCTTACGGGCGGCGGTTAATGAGCGGGTGTTGGTGACCACGTTAACCAAACGGATGGCCGAAGATTTAACCGAATACCTTGAAGAGCACGGCGAGAAGGTGCGTTATCTGCATTCGGATATTGATACCGTCGAACGGATGGAGATTATTCGCGATTTACGTCTCGGCGAGTTTGATGTGCTGGTCGGCATCAACTTGCTGCGAGAAGGGCTGGATATGCCGGAAGTATCGCTGGTGGCGATTTTGGATGCGGATAAAGAGGGCTTCTTGCGTTCTGAACGTTCGTTGATCCAGACCATTGGTCGTGCGGCGCGTAACATTAACGGTAAAGCCATTCTGTATGGGGATAAAATTACTCCATCAATGGCAAGGGCGATTAGCGAAACCGAACGCCGTCGGGAAAAACAGACGCAATACAATGCCGAGCACGGTATCGTGCCGCAAGGGCTGAATAAGAAAGTCACGGATATTCTTGAACTGGGCCGCGTCAGTAAAGGGAAAACACGTGGAAAAACGCCTACACGGGCAGCCGAAGCAGAAGCCAGTTATTTGGCGCTGACGCCGCAGGCGTTGCAGAAGAAAATCCACGAACTGGAAGGGCAGATGCAGAAGCATGCGCAGAACCTTGAGTTTGAAGAGGCCGCGCAGGTGCGCGACCAATTGCATCAACTGCGCGAGTTATTTATTGCCGCCTCGTAG
- a CDS encoding gluconeogenesis factor YvcK family protein, with protein MNRTLADLDRVVALGGGHGLGRVMSALSPLGSRLTGIVTTTDNGGSTGRIRRSEGGIAWGDMRNCLNQLITEPSVASAMFEYRFAGNGELAGHNLGNLMLKALDHLSVRPLEAINLIRNLLKVDAFLIPMSEQPVDLVAMDTEGHLIYGETDIDAMKQPPQELMLHPNVSPTREALDAIAEADLILIGPGSFYTSLMPVLLMKEMTQALRRTPATMVFIGNLGRELSPAAASLSLADKLAMMEKYIGKKVIDAVVVSPLVDTHGVQERLIIQEPLEAADIRYRHDRQLLRIALEHAVQAFG; from the coding sequence ATGAATCGTACCCTGGCAGATCTGGATCGCGTCGTCGCCCTCGGCGGTGGACATGGTCTGGGTCGCGTAATGTCTGCCCTCTCCCCGCTGGGTTCACGCCTTACTGGCATTGTTACCACCACCGATAACGGCGGGTCGACCGGACGTATCCGCCGTTCAGAAGGCGGTATTGCGTGGGGAGATATGCGTAACTGTCTTAATCAACTGATTACCGAACCCAGCGTTGCGTCCGCCATGTTTGAATACCGCTTTGCCGGTAATGGAGAACTGGCCGGGCACAACCTTGGCAACCTAATGTTAAAAGCGCTCGATCATTTAAGCGTGCGCCCGCTGGAAGCCATCAACCTGATCCGTAATCTGCTGAAAGTTGACGCGTTTCTTATTCCCATGTCGGAACAGCCGGTTGACCTGGTGGCCATGGATACCGAGGGCCATTTGATTTACGGCGAAACGGATATTGATGCCATGAAACAGCCGCCGCAGGAGCTGATGCTGCATCCCAATGTCTCTCCCACCCGCGAGGCGCTTGATGCCATTGCAGAAGCCGACTTGATCCTTATTGGCCCCGGCAGCTTTTATACCAGCCTGATGCCGGTGTTATTGATGAAGGAGATGACCCAGGCATTGCGCCGGACGCCTGCCACCATGGTGTTTATCGGCAACCTGGGGCGTGAGCTTAGCCCGGCGGCGGCGAGCCTAAGCCTGGCCGATAAGCTGGCGATGATGGAAAAGTATATTGGTAAAAAAGTGATCGACGCCGTGGTGGTCAGCCCATTGGTGGATACCCACGGCGTACAAGAACGCCTGATTATTCAGGAGCCGCTGGAAGCCGCCGATATTCGTTACCGCCACGACCGCCAGTTGTTGCGCATTGCGCTTGAGCACGCGGTCCAGGCCTTCGGTTGA
- the moaA gene encoding GTP 3',8-cyclase MoaA, with protein sequence MPQFTDAFAREFYYLRLSVTDVCNFRCTYCLPNGYQPAATTNKSFLSLDEIRRVTRAFAASGTEKVRLTGGEPSLRRDFVEIIAAVRENPGIRQIAVTTNGYRLARDVARWRAAGLTALNISVDSLDPRQFHAITGQDKFDQVMRGIDAAFEAGFRQVKVNTVLMRNLNHHQLDTFLAWIRTRPIQLRFIELMETGDGSSLFQQHHISGDVIRAQLVQQGWQRQARARSDGPAQVYRHPDYQGEIGLIMPYEKDFCASCNRLRVSAIGNLHLCLFGENGIPLRDLLASDTQQPALQARIAASLGEKKQTHFLHQGNTGMTKNLSFIGG encoded by the coding sequence GTGCCACAATTTACAGATGCTTTTGCACGCGAGTTTTATTACTTACGTCTGTCGGTGACTGACGTCTGTAACTTTCGCTGCACTTACTGCCTGCCGAATGGTTATCAGCCAGCGGCAACCACCAATAAAAGTTTCCTCTCGCTTGATGAAATTCGTCGCGTGACGCGCGCATTCGCCGCCTCCGGTACCGAAAAGGTGCGTCTGACCGGCGGAGAACCCTCTTTACGGCGTGATTTCGTCGAGATTATTGCCGCCGTGCGTGAAAATCCCGGTATTCGGCAGATTGCGGTCACCACTAATGGCTATCGCCTGGCGCGTGATGTCGCGCGTTGGCGCGCGGCAGGTTTGACGGCGCTAAACATTAGCGTTGATAGCCTGGATCCGCGTCAATTTCACGCCATTACCGGGCAAGACAAGTTCGATCAGGTGATGCGCGGTATTGATGCCGCTTTCGAGGCGGGTTTTCGCCAGGTGAAAGTCAATACGGTGTTGATGCGTAACTTAAATCATCATCAACTCGATACCTTTCTGGCGTGGATCCGTACGCGTCCCATCCAATTACGCTTTATCGAATTAATGGAAACCGGCGACGGTAGCTCGCTGTTCCAACAACATCACATCTCTGGCGATGTCATCCGTGCGCAATTGGTGCAACAAGGCTGGCAGCGTCAGGCGCGCGCGCGCAGCGATGGCCCGGCACAAGTGTACCGTCACCCGGATTATCAGGGCGAAATCGGCCTGATCATGCCGTATGAAAAAGACTTTTGCGCCAGTTGTAATCGGCTGCGCGTATCGGCAATCGGCAATTTGCATTTATGCCTGTTCGGCGAGAACGGTATTCCGCTGCGTGACCTGCTGGCGTCTGACACGCAACAACCCGCGTTACAAGCGCGTATCGCCGCCAGTTTAGGCGAGAAAAAGCAAACGCATTTCCTGCATCAGGGGAATACCGGGATGACGAAAAACCTTTCTTTTATCGGCGGCTAA
- the moaB gene encoding molybdenum cofactor biosynthesis protein B, with protein MSKPSSEFIAASVAVLTVSDSRDASNDTSGDYLREAVTEAGHQVIDHAIVKDNRYRIRAIVSSWIASEDVQVVLVNGGTGFNTKNSTPEALLPLFDREVEGFGELFRMISWEDIGSANMQSRAVAGMANQTLIFAMPGSTSACRSAWERIIADQLDARTRPCNFISHLKKP; from the coding sequence ATGAGTAAGCCTTCTTCTGAATTCATTGCCGCGTCAGTTGCGGTATTAACTGTTTCTGACAGTCGCGATGCCTCTAATGACACCTCGGGCGACTATTTGCGAGAAGCGGTGACCGAAGCCGGACATCAGGTTATTGACCATGCGATTGTCAAAGATAACCGCTATCGCATTCGCGCGATCGTCTCCAGTTGGATTGCCAGCGAAGACGTACAGGTCGTGTTGGTTAACGGCGGTACCGGGTTTAACACTAAAAACAGTACCCCGGAAGCGTTGTTACCGCTGTTTGACCGTGAGGTAGAAGGGTTTGGCGAACTGTTTCGTATGATCTCTTGGGAAGATATTGGCAGCGCGAATATGCAATCGCGAGCAGTAGCCGGTATGGCGAACCAAACGCTAATTTTTGCCATGCCTGGCTCAACCAGTGCTTGCCGTAGCGCCTGGGAACGTATCATTGCCGACCAGTTGGACGCACGTACGCGCCCATGTAATTTTATTTCGCATTTAAAGAAACCGTAG
- the moaC gene encoding cyclic pyranopterin monophosphate synthase MoaC: protein MSQLTHINAAGEAHMVDVSAKDETVREARAEAFVTMHPETLNMIIEGRHHKGDVFATARIAGIQAAKRTWDLIPLCHPLMLSKVEVTLSAQPEKNRVRVESCCRLQGKTGVEMEALTAASVAALTIYDMCKAVQKDMVIEQVRLLSKSGGKSGDFRAVDND, encoded by the coding sequence ATGTCGCAATTAACCCATATTAATGCCGCCGGTGAGGCGCATATGGTGGATGTTTCGGCAAAAGATGAAACCGTGCGTGAAGCGCGCGCCGAAGCTTTTGTCACCATGCACCCTGAAACCCTGAACATGATTATTGAAGGGCGTCACCATAAAGGCGATGTGTTTGCCACCGCACGTATTGCGGGGATTCAGGCCGCCAAACGGACGTGGGATCTGATCCCACTCTGTCATCCGCTGATGCTCAGTAAAGTAGAAGTGACACTGAGCGCACAGCCAGAGAAAAACCGCGTGCGGGTGGAATCATGTTGTCGTTTGCAGGGAAAAACCGGCGTTGAGATGGAAGCGTTAACTGCCGCTTCGGTAGCCGCGTTGACCATTTACGATATGTGTAAGGCGGTGCAAAAGGATATGGTGATCGAGCAGGTGCGCCTGCTGAGTAAAAGCGGCGGAAAATCTGGCGACTTCAGGGCGGTGGACAATGATTAA
- the moaD gene encoding molybdopterin synthase sulfur carrier subunit: MIKVLFFAQVRELVGTDCLTLDEGYADVEALRAALSTRGERWALALTSGKLLAAVNQTLVSLQHPLQDGDEVAFFPPVTGG; the protein is encoded by the coding sequence ATGATTAAGGTCCTGTTTTTCGCTCAGGTACGAGAGCTGGTGGGTACCGATTGTTTGACGCTGGATGAAGGTTATGCCGATGTGGAAGCGTTGCGTGCCGCGCTATCTACACGCGGTGAACGCTGGGCGTTGGCATTAACCTCCGGGAAATTATTGGCGGCGGTTAACCAAACGCTGGTGTCGCTACAGCATCCGCTACAGGATGGCGATGAGGTCGCTTTCTTCCCACCGGTAACCGGAGGATAA
- the moaE gene encoding molybdopterin synthase catalytic subunit MoaE, translating to MDTRIRVGHQPFDMAAEYTWLAACDEDGAVVTFTGKVRNHNLGDDVSALTLEHYPGMTEKALAEIVDEARQRWPLQRVTLIHRIGELFPGDEIVMVGVTGAHRSAAFAAAEFMMDYLKTRAPFWKREATPEGERWVDARDSDRQAAKRWESPQ from the coding sequence ATGGACACTCGTATTCGCGTGGGCCATCAGCCCTTTGATATGGCGGCAGAGTACACCTGGCTTGCCGCCTGTGATGAAGATGGCGCGGTGGTTACCTTCACCGGTAAAGTGCGTAATCATAACCTGGGCGATGATGTTTCAGCCTTGACGCTGGAGCACTACCCCGGCATGACGGAAAAAGCGTTAGCGGAAATTGTCGATGAAGCGCGTCAGCGCTGGCCGTTACAGCGCGTTACCTTGATTCATCGAATCGGCGAGCTGTTCCCCGGCGATGAAATCGTGATGGTCGGTGTGACAGGAGCGCATCGTAGTGCCGCATTTGCCGCCGCTGAATTTATGATGGATTATTTAAAAACCCGCGCGCCATTCTGGAAACGGGAAGCGACGCCGGAAGGTGAACGTTGGGTTGATGCCCGCGACAGCGATCGGCAGGCGGCAAAGCGCTGGGAGTCACCGCAATAA
- a CDS encoding DUF1615 domain-containing protein — translation MSSLSQRASGAFSLLMLLVLAGCSSKKSPPAPVAHPDEVKARITRLLPAKVSNKPAWASDIYTAFRVQQLTPSDSNLCAVIAVTDQESGFNPDAPVAGLPDIAWGEINRRAAKLHIPALVVRTALLIHSPNGKSYSERLDHVRTEKELSAIFDDFIDMVPMGQRLFGNLNPIHTGGPMQVSIAFAEAHAQGYPWPVEGSIRHEVFSRRGGVWFGTLHLLGYPASYTQPLYRFADFNAGWYASRNAAFQAAVSRLTGMKLALDGDLILYGSDQAGTTERAVKTLGKSLKMSDRAIRRDLENSNTAEFEQSDLYHRLFALADQQNGKRVAREMLPGIQLESPKITRNLTTAWFAQRVNGRYQQCMARG, via the coding sequence ATGTCATCGTTATCACAGCGCGCCTCAGGCGCGTTTTCGCTACTTATGCTGTTGGTGCTGGCAGGTTGTAGCAGCAAAAAATCCCCGCCCGCGCCCGTCGCGCATCCTGATGAAGTAAAAGCGCGTATTACGCGTTTGTTACCGGCAAAAGTCAGCAATAAACCGGCGTGGGCCAGCGACATTTATACCGCGTTTCGGGTCCAACAATTAACGCCAAGCGACAGTAACCTCTGTGCAGTGATCGCGGTGACCGATCAGGAGTCAGGTTTCAATCCCGATGCACCGGTCGCCGGTTTGCCTGACATCGCGTGGGGCGAGATTAATCGCCGGGCGGCAAAATTGCATATCCCGGCTTTGGTGGTACGTACCGCACTGCTGATTCATTCTCCGAATGGCAAAAGCTACAGTGAGCGGCTAGACCATGTGCGCACGGAAAAAGAGCTTAGCGCCATTTTTGATGATTTTATCGATATGGTGCCGATGGGCCAGCGGTTATTCGGTAATCTCAACCCGATTCATACCGGCGGGCCGATGCAGGTGAGTATCGCGTTCGCCGAGGCGCATGCTCAGGGCTACCCCTGGCCGGTGGAGGGCTCAATTCGGCATGAAGTCTTTAGCCGTCGCGGCGGCGTCTGGTTTGGTACTCTGCATTTACTTGGCTATCCGGCCTCATACACTCAGCCGCTGTATCGTTTTGCCGATTTTAATGCCGGCTGGTACGCCAGTCGCAATGCGGCATTCCAGGCGGCAGTCTCACGTTTAACCGGCATGAAGCTGGCGCTGGATGGCGATCTCATCCTGTATGGTTCTGACCAGGCGGGGACGACAGAACGGGCGGTGAAAACGCTGGGGAAAAGTTTGAAGATGAGCGATCGGGCTATCCGGCGTGATTTGGAAAACAGTAATACCGCTGAATTTGAACAGAGCGATTTGTATCATCGTCTGTTTGCGCTGGCGGACCAACAGAACGGTAAACGTGTAGCACGTGAAATGCTGCCCGGTATCCAGCTGGAAAGTCCGAAAATTACCCGTAATTTAACCACTGCCTGGTTCGCGCAGCGGGTTAACGGGCGCTACCAGCAGTGTATGGCGCGTGGCTAA